One window of Campylobacter avium LMG 24591 genomic DNA carries:
- the tgt gene encoding tRNA guanosine(34) transglycosylase Tgt, with protein MEFKIKHKDSRARVCEIKTSHSSFTTPIFMPVGTAACVKSLDFLDLSLILDAKIILANTYHLYLRPGADIVAKFKGLHGFTGFSRSFLTDSGGFQAFSLSKNSKHKEEGIEFKSHIDGSRHFFTPKSVLDTQYLLNSDIMMVLDDLVALPSDEKRVILSVQRTIKWAKESINYHKERQSKGLNLDNNIFAIIQGGTSYEQRKLCALELCELSFDGLAIGGLSVGEENALMYDTVEAVSEFIDENRPRYLMGVGTPEDLVECVERGVDMFDCVMPTRNARNGTLFTNFGKINIKKAEFLRDERAIDEDCKCYTCKNFSRGYLHHLFRAKELTFFRLASLHNLHYYLSLVKAMQEAILKDSFSEFKKEFYAKRSLS; from the coding sequence ATGGAATTTAAAATAAAACATAAAGATAGTAGAGCAAGAGTTTGCGAGATAAAAACAAGCCATAGTTCTTTTACAACTCCTATTTTTATGCCTGTTGGCACGGCTGCTTGTGTGAAAAGTCTTGATTTTTTAGACCTTTCTCTTATACTTGATGCAAAAATCATACTTGCAAACACTTATCATCTTTATTTGCGTCCGGGTGCTGACATAGTAGCTAAATTTAAGGGCTTACACGGCTTTACAGGCTTTTCAAGGTCTTTTTTAACAGATAGTGGGGGCTTTCAAGCCTTTTCATTAAGCAAAAATTCAAAACACAAAGAAGAAGGCATAGAATTTAAAAGCCACATAGACGGCTCAAGGCATTTTTTTACTCCTAAATCAGTGCTTGATACGCAATATCTTTTAAATTCAGATATTATGATGGTGCTTGATGACTTAGTTGCCTTGCCAAGTGATGAAAAAAGAGTGATCTTGTCCGTGCAAAGGACTATAAAATGGGCTAAAGAGTCCATAAACTATCATAAAGAAAGGCAAAGCAAAGGACTTAACCTAGATAATAACATCTTTGCCATCATACAAGGAGGCACTTCTTATGAGCAAAGAAAGCTTTGTGCCTTAGAGCTTTGCGAACTATCCTTTGACGGACTTGCTATAGGAGGACTTAGCGTAGGAGAGGAAAATGCTTTGATGTATGATACTGTTGAGGCTGTGAGTGAATTTATAGATGAGAATAGACCTAGATACTTAATGGGAGTTGGAACACCTGAAGATTTGGTAGAATGCGTTGAAAGAGGGGTGGATATGTTTGATTGCGTTATGCCTACTAGAAATGCTAGAAATGGCACTCTTTTTACAAATTTTGGCAAAATAAATATCAAAAAAGCTGAGTTTTTAAGAGATGAAAGGGCTATAGATGAAGATTGCAAGTGCTATACTTGCAAGAATTTTTCAAGAGGATATTTACATCATCTTTTTAGAGCAAAAGAGCTTACTTTTTTTAGACTTGCAAGTTTGCATAATTTGCATTATTATTTAAGCTTAGTAAAAGCTATGCAAGAAGCCATTTTAAAAGATAGTTTTTCGGAGTTTAAAAAAGAATTTTATGCTAAAAGAAGTTTAAGTTAA
- the yedE gene encoding selenium metabolism membrane protein YedE/FdhT has protein sequence MNEIKQKYLINFWENKKGFIALGVFSAAYFGIFAVNWGVTSEMTRLGGEFLELFGADLSSYSYYQNLGLHGNATTRISGIMLLGMSIGCIVAALLANKVKFRLPASSLRVFQAIVGGLLSGFGARLAFGCNLGNFFSGIPYFSLHTWLFALFMVLGIYLAVKLTNTKFFKPKAKLVRVNKKDEGLEIHEKRAKFYFFLGIFVFVLFLSWLLYLLINYHDINPSDRKSMLSLALVFGFIFGFIISKCQICFTSCFRDLFLFGRDSAIKGAIIGMMIATIIAFAFTLYGHEPKLTQLSLSVAMGAFLFGFGIVFAGACECGWAYRMWEGQSHFMIVGAANIAGTMILALSYDFFPQGFKEGVKINLLDSFSNLGGLALNLLFLLSMLILALAYKRYFFKRIQR, from the coding sequence TTGAATGAAATTAAACAAAAATATCTAATAAATTTTTGGGAAAATAAAAAAGGTTTTATAGCACTTGGAGTTTTTTCTGCTGCTTATTTTGGTATCTTTGCTGTTAATTGGGGAGTAACTAGCGAGATGACAAGACTTGGAGGAGAATTTTTAGAGCTTTTTGGAGCTGATTTAAGCTCTTATTCTTACTATCAAAATTTAGGACTTCATGGTAATGCAACAACTAGAATTTCAGGCATAATGCTTCTTGGTATGTCTATAGGTTGTATAGTTGCAGCACTCTTAGCAAATAAGGTTAAATTTCGCTTACCAGCTAGTTCTTTAAGGGTATTTCAAGCTATAGTTGGAGGACTGCTCTCAGGCTTTGGAGCCAGACTTGCCTTTGGTTGTAATTTGGGAAATTTTTTCTCTGGCATTCCTTATTTTTCCTTGCATACTTGGCTTTTTGCTCTTTTTATGGTGCTTGGAATTTATCTAGCCGTAAAGCTTACAAATACTAAATTTTTTAAACCAAAAGCAAAACTTGTAAGGGTAAATAAAAAGGATGAGGGTTTAGAAATACACGAAAAAAGAGCTAAATTTTACTTTTTCTTAGGTATATTTGTCTTTGTTCTTTTTCTTTCTTGGCTGCTTTATCTTTTGATAAATTACCACGATATTAATCCTAGCGATAGAAAAAGTATGCTTTCTTTAGCTTTAGTTTTTGGTTTTATCTTTGGTTTTATCATATCAAAATGCCAAATTTGCTTTACTTCTTGCTTTAGGGATCTGTTTTTATTTGGTAGAGATTCAGCCATAAAAGGTGCTATCATAGGTATGATGATAGCTACTATCATAGCCTTTGCCTTTACTCTTTATGGGCACGAGCCAAAGCTTACTCAGCTTTCTTTAAGCGTGGCTATGGGAGCTTTTTTGTTTGGCTTTGGTATAGTTTTTGCCGGAGCTTGCGAGTGCGGCTGGGCTTATAGAATGTGGGAGGGACAAAGTCATTTTATGATAGTTGGAGCTGCTAACATAGCAGGAACTATGATACTAGCCTTAAGTTATGATTTCTTTCCGCAAGGCTTTAAGGAGGGCGTAAAGATAAATCTTCTTGATAGCTTTTCAAATTTAGGTGGGCTTGCTTTAAACTTGCTCTTTTTACTTTCTATGCTTATCTTAGCATTAGCTTATAAAAGATATTTTTTCAAAAGGATACAAAGATGA
- a CDS encoding YggS family pyridoxal phosphate-dependent enzyme has translation MIDEILKLNVRVVAASKYVDAKAIREKFKQGILEFGENQVKALALKKEELKDLPIKWHFIGNLQSNKINLLLKQRPILWQSCNGLKLARAVNKRLDYELDTLLEINSANELSKTGLDIQKALDEYLQIKEECKNIRLCGVMSIGANSADKKEIQKSFEATYKLYEKLQKYGANICSMGMSSDYELAIKCGSNMIRLGSILFKNGS, from the coding sequence ATGATAGATGAGATACTTAAGTTAAATGTGCGGGTTGTAGCTGCTAGTAAGTATGTGGATGCTAAGGCTATAAGGGAAAAATTTAAGCAAGGAATTTTAGAATTTGGAGAAAATCAGGTCAAAGCTCTTGCTTTAAAAAAAGAGGAGCTAAAGGATTTGCCTATAAAATGGCACTTTATAGGAAATTTACAAAGCAATAAAATAAATCTTTTACTAAAACAAAGACCTATTTTATGGCAGTCTTGCAATGGCTTAAAGTTAGCAAGGGCTGTAAATAAGAGGCTTGATTATGAGCTTGATACCTTGCTTGAGATAAATTCAGCCAATGAGCTTTCTAAAACAGGGCTTGATATTCAAAAAGCACTTGATGAGTATTTGCAAATCAAAGAAGAATGTAAAAATATAAGGCTTTGTGGGGTGATGAGCATAGGTGCAAACAGTGCTGATAAAAAAGAAATTCAAAAAAGCTTTGAAGCCACATATAAACTTTATGAAAAGCTTCAAAAATACGGAGCAAACATTTGCTCTATGGGAATGAGCTCGGATTATGAGCTGGCTATAAAATGCGGTTCAAATATGATAAGACTTGGTTCTATCTTGTTTAAGAACGGTTCTTAA
- a CDS encoding FAD-binding and (Fe-S)-binding domain-containing protein: MQDYEGFYKEAKELFKGRVYKDYLRCFAYGVDASCYALTPKLVCLLKSEEEVIRAFALSKKYNTPLCFRGAGTSLSGQSSCDSILIVLDSSFSKIKISKNARSIMLDAGVIGSDANLALKEFNKKIGPDPATIAAAHIAGIVNNNSSGMCCGVKQNSYNTIKSIRVILADGFLLDTSDEKSISEFKKTHKKMIDELLALRAEILKDKALQELIRKKYKIKNTTGYSINALLDFEDIIDIITHLFVGSEGTLGFLSRVELECVEDKPYKACALLFYEDIIKACEVVNTLASLNELISSAEIMDYACLKTASKFKGVPEFLKSVKKDTACILIQTENDNEKLLDENIQKIKNALSAHPSSLPLRFSKDEKECASWWKIRKGLLPIAASARKKGTSVITEDICFELKDLARGISELLELFKKHSFADNAILLGHALAGNMHFIITPNLNDKKEFENFSNLISDMAKMIASFGGSIKAEHGTGRMIAPFVELEWGKKAYKINKKIKEIFDEKRLINPDVIISDDKDIYKKNIKEITELDQEFLEGCMDCGFCEKNCPSNKLSLSPRQRIALQRELKRLQNLKDEDSKKKLKELKRGLKYFSNETCAACSMCEELCPIGIDTARLALEERKKSSKFSQKIASYAYENFSTSIDMAKFSLKTSSLFHLNKLSNFSISLRKSLKFTPATRKFMPRANSYELKNKHFSKEKSVIYFTSCINRAFAPSHLANDKRSIQEVFENICKKAFISVLYPKEIKTMCCGKAFENYEDIMQKNLEKNKSILKKLSKNGTIPIVIDHSACSARLIKDLKAEFLIYDLSTYLLKEVLPRLELRCLDEDIALYSMCASKKMGIDLDMKELAKKCTSKRILEHNTACCGFAGYKGFFTPELNINATKNLARFYEDKNVNLAFSSSSTCEIGLSDATNISWQHIVYLLDKVSEVKNDR, translated from the coding sequence ATGCAAGATTATGAAGGTTTTTATAAGGAAGCTAAGGAGCTTTTTAAAGGCAGGGTTTATAAGGATTATTTAAGATGTTTTGCTTATGGAGTTGATGCGAGTTGTTATGCCCTAACTCCAAAACTTGTGTGTTTATTAAAAAGCGAAGAAGAAGTGATAAGAGCCTTTGCTTTGTCTAAGAAGTATAATACCCCGCTTTGCTTTCGCGGTGCTGGTACTAGCTTAAGCGGTCAAAGCTCTTGTGATAGTATTTTAATCGTACTAGATTCTTCTTTTTCTAAGATAAAAATTTCAAAAAATGCAAGAAGCATAATGCTTGATGCAGGAGTTATAGGCTCTGATGCAAATTTAGCCTTGAAAGAATTTAATAAAAAAATAGGACCTGACCCAGCCACCATAGCAGCAGCACACATAGCTGGAATTGTAAATAACAACTCAAGCGGGATGTGTTGCGGGGTAAAGCAAAACTCATACAACACTATAAAATCCATTCGAGTGATACTAGCAGATGGCTTTTTACTTGATACCAGCGATGAAAAAAGCATAAGTGAGTTTAAAAAAACACATAAAAAGATGATTGATGAGCTTTTAGCCTTAAGGGCTGAAATTTTAAAAGATAAAGCCTTGCAAGAGCTTATAAGAAAAAAATACAAGATAAAAAATACCACAGGTTATAGCATAAATGCCTTGCTTGATTTTGAGGACATTATAGACATCATCACTCATCTTTTTGTGGGAAGCGAGGGCACACTTGGCTTTCTTTCAAGGGTGGAGCTTGAATGCGTAGAGGATAAGCCCTATAAAGCCTGTGCCTTGCTCTTTTATGAAGACATTATAAAAGCTTGTGAGGTCGTAAATACCCTAGCTTCTTTAAATGAGCTTATTAGCAGTGCTGAGATTATGGATTATGCTTGTTTAAAAACAGCTTCAAAATTTAAAGGAGTGCCTGAGTTTTTAAAATCTGTAAAAAAAGACACGGCTTGCATACTGATACAAACGGAAAATGATAATGAAAAACTTTTGGATGAAAATATACAAAAGATAAAAAATGCCCTAAGTGCTCATCCTAGTTCCTTGCCTTTACGTTTTTCAAAGGATGAAAAAGAATGTGCTTCTTGGTGGAAGATAAGAAAAGGACTTTTACCCATAGCTGCAAGTGCTAGAAAAAAAGGAACCTCTGTCATAACTGAGGATATTTGCTTTGAGCTAAAGGATCTTGCAAGAGGAATTTCAGAGCTTTTAGAGCTTTTTAAAAAGCACTCTTTTGCTGACAATGCCATTTTGCTAGGACACGCCTTGGCTGGAAATATGCACTTTATCATCACTCCAAATTTAAACGATAAAAAAGAATTTGAAAATTTCTCAAATTTAATCTCTGATATGGCTAAGATGATAGCTTCTTTTGGTGGCAGTATAAAAGCAGAGCACGGTACAGGCAGGATGATAGCTCCTTTTGTAGAGCTTGAATGGGGCAAAAAAGCTTATAAGATAAATAAAAAGATAAAAGAAATTTTTGATGAAAAAAGACTTATAAATCCCGATGTTATCATAAGTGATGATAAGGATATTTACAAAAAAAATATTAAAGAAATCACAGAGCTAGATCAAGAATTTTTAGAGGGCTGTATGGACTGCGGATTTTGCGAGAAAAATTGTCCATCAAATAAACTTAGCCTAAGTCCTAGACAAAGAATAGCCCTGCAAAGAGAGCTTAAAAGACTACAAAATTTAAAAGATGAGGATAGCAAAAAAAAGCTAAAAGAGCTAAAAAGAGGCTTAAAATACTTTTCAAATGAAACCTGTGCTGCTTGTTCTATGTGCGAAGAGCTTTGCCCTATAGGCATAGATACTGCGAGATTAGCATTAGAAGAAAGGAAAAAAAGCTCAAAATTTTCTCAAAAAATAGCCTCTTATGCTTATGAAAATTTTAGCACAAGCATAGATATGGCTAAATTTTCCTTAAAAACCAGCTCACTTTTTCATCTTAATAAGTTATCAAATTTTAGCATAAGCCTAAGAAAAAGCCTAAAATTTACTCCTGCTACTAGAAAATTTATGCCAAGAGCTAATTCATACGAGCTAAAAAACAAGCATTTTAGCAAGGAAAAGTCTGTGATTTATTTTACAAGCTGTATAAATAGAGCCTTTGCACCGTCACACTTAGCAAATGATAAAAGAAGCATACAAGAAGTCTTTGAAAATATCTGTAAAAAGGCTTTTATATCTGTGCTTTATCCAAAGGAGATAAAAACTATGTGTTGTGGCAAGGCTTTTGAAAACTATGAAGATATAATGCAAAAAAATTTAGAAAAAAATAAAAGCATACTAAAAAAACTAAGCAAAAATGGCACTATACCCATAGTCATAGATCACTCAGCCTGTAGTGCAAGGCTTATAAAGGACTTAAAAGCTGAGTTTTTAATCTATGATCTAAGCACATATTTACTTAAAGAAGTTTTACCAAGACTTGAGCTAAGGTGCTTGGATGAGGATATAGCACTTTATTCTATGTGTGCATCTAAAAAGATGGGTATAGATTTAGATATGAAAGAACTTGCTAAAAAATGCACCAGCAAAAGAATTTTAGAGCACAACACAGCTTGTTGCGGTTTTGCTGGGTATAAGGGCTTTTTTACGCCAGAGCTTAATATAAATGCCACAAAAAACTTAGCTAGATTTTATGAGGATAAGAATGTAAATTTAGCCTTTTCAAGCTCAAGCACTTGCGAGATAGGCTTAAGTGACGCTACAAACATATCTTGGCAGCATATAGTCTATCTTTTAGATAAGGTAAGCGAGGTAAAAAATGATAGATGA
- the yedF gene encoding sulfurtransferase-like selenium metabolism protein YedF — translation MNITYTLNLQGEACPYPAMATIDALAELKTGEILEVLCDCPQSINSIPDDAKNRGFEVLEINQDGPVLRFLIKKP, via the coding sequence ATGAATATAACTTATACTTTAAATTTACAAGGTGAGGCTTGTCCTTATCCTGCTATGGCTACCATAGACGCTCTAGCTGAACTGAAAACTGGAGAAATATTAGAGGTTTTATGCGACTGTCCTCAAAGCATAAATTCCATACCGGATGACGCTAAAAATAGAGGTTTTGAGGTGCTTGAGATAAATCAAGATGGACCCGTGCTTAGATTTTTAATCAAAAAGCCTTGA
- a CDS encoding COG3400 family protein: MNQILLILDGILAKYFLERLCLQKTSDYHFDVVYYNEDSIDLKLENEYIKFIKFDPSSASKLKTLFLKNSYSQVFIHMKEEFDVKAVYDNIRQIDEEVNIVLVDFWGLSINDDKCDLVDVRSSLSEYLLSFLPDVPNLAHNIGLSIGEIMEVKVPAYSIFAYRHISSISQKKYKIALIYRNKRILVPSQSTMIIPNDSLLLVGEPSVLQGVYHNIKGGTGQFPSPFGNNLYLFLDMALCSENELLKAYNAALLMQSKTSSKRLFIHVINVKLSKLYDELKSNSKAFITVYFDYKNTSTKNIKSMLMNDDLGLIIIDDKNFKKRKAELFKLKIPVLKIGDCDFDELSEAVILNSNENELENQANLMIDLSKQLKLKALLYHYEPENDSKKLIEHINSLSKLYNKELQIINNKGKNPIIELSNKQAMLQFIYFKKDLLDFSLQNIFSMDLNTLYYKLNKNYQFFIPIS, encoded by the coding sequence ATGAATCAAATTTTACTCATACTTGATGGAATTTTAGCAAAGTATTTCTTAGAAAGGCTTTGTTTGCAAAAAACTTCTGATTATCATTTTGATGTGGTGTATTACAATGAGGACTCAATAGACTTAAAACTAGAAAATGAGTATATAAAATTTATAAAATTTGACCCAAGCTCGGCTAGTAAGCTAAAAACTTTGTTTTTGAAAAATTCTTACAGCCAAGTTTTTATACATATGAAAGAGGAATTTGATGTAAAAGCCGTTTATGACAATATAAGGCAGATTGATGAGGAAGTAAATATAGTTTTGGTCGATTTTTGGGGGCTTAGTATAAATGATGATAAATGCGATCTTGTAGATGTTAGAAGCTCTTTGAGTGAGTATTTATTATCTTTCTTGCCGGATGTGCCAAATTTAGCTCATAATATAGGGCTTTCAATCGGAGAGATTATGGAGGTAAAAGTGCCAGCTTATAGCATTTTTGCTTATAGACATATCTCGTCTATATCGCAGAAAAAATACAAAATAGCACTAATTTACAGAAATAAAAGAATTCTCGTACCAAGCCAATCAACCATGATAATTCCTAATGACAGCTTGCTTTTAGTGGGCGAACCCTCGGTTTTACAAGGAGTTTATCATAATATCAAAGGCGGCACAGGCCAGTTTCCCTCACCTTTTGGCAATAATTTATACTTGTTTTTGGACATGGCTTTGTGTAGCGAAAATGAGCTTTTAAAAGCTTATAATGCAGCCTTGTTGATGCAGAGCAAAACATCTAGCAAAAGGCTTTTTATACATGTTATAAATGTCAAGCTTTCTAAGCTTTATGATGAGTTAAAATCAAATTCTAAGGCCTTTATAACCGTTTATTTTGATTATAAAAATACAAGCACGAAAAATATCAAAAGCATGCTTATGAATGATGATTTGGGGCTTATAATAATAGACGATAAGAATTTCAAAAAAAGAAAAGCAGAATTATTTAAGCTTAAAATTCCTGTTTTAAAGATAGGTGACTGTGATTTTGACGAGCTTAGTGAAGCTGTGATTTTAAATTCAAACGAAAACGAGCTAGAAAACCAAGCAAATCTCATGATAGATTTAAGCAAACAACTAAAACTAAAAGCTTTGCTGTATCATTACGAGCCTGAAAATGACTCTAAAAAGTTGATAGAACACATAAATAGCCTTTCAAAGCTATACAACAAAGAACTTCAAATCATAAATAATAAAGGCAAAAACCCGATAATAGAACTATCAAACAAGCAGGCCATGCTTCAGTTTATATACTTTAAAAAAGATTTGCTCGATTTTTCTTTACAAAACATCTTTAGTATGGATTTAAATACCTTGTATTACAAGCTTAACAAAAATTATCAATTTTTTATACCAATTAGCTAA
- a CDS encoding PepSY-like domain-containing protein, with the protein MKKLKVVALVTLFCASSLLADMAVAPNTLPAKIHSFVKQHFKGANIMFAERDMTSYDIDLSDGTKIEFNINGDWTDIDGRYKPIPTTFLPNAVTSKVKASQPNAQIIEIDRTINGYKFKFNNMMEVYTDANGNVIGQKFDD; encoded by the coding sequence ATGAAAAAGTTAAAAGTTGTAGCTTTGGTTACTTTGTTTTGTGCGAGTTCTTTGCTTGCGGATATGGCTGTTGCGCCAAATACCCTACCGGCTAAAATTCATAGCTTTGTAAAACAACACTTCAAAGGTGCTAACATAATGTTTGCTGAAAGAGATATGACTTCTTATGATATAGACCTTTCAGACGGAACAAAGATAGAATTTAACATAAATGGTGATTGGACTGATATAGACGGAAGATATAAGCCTATACCTACAACCTTCTTGCCAAATGCTGTAACATCAAAGGTAAAAGCTTCGCAGCCAAATGCTCAAATCATAGAAATTGACAGAACCATAAATGGCTACAAGTTCAAATTTAACAATATGATGGAAGTTTATACTGATGCTAATGGTAATGTTATAGGTCAAAAATTTGATGATTAA
- the aroB gene encoding 3-dehydroquinate synthase: MKIEVKLKENSYQVFINELKELEFKGKVAIISNAKVAGLHMQSLLSKIKADELFIITIKDGEEYKSLATAEEILNQLFTSKLDRKSTLIALGGGVISDIVGFVASIYQRGIDFINIPTTLLACVDAAVGGKTGVNNSFGKNLIGTFKQPKAVYCESSFLKTLPQRELSAGMAEFIKMALSFDEKSLEFIEKLDEKDFFESFDDEIYKQIIAKSVELKADVVSKDEKENNLRMLLNYGHTFAHIIENQTAYKGFLHGEAVAIGMNMANRLALNLGLLKEDEVKKVQRLLSKFKLPTSYKIEDVNEFYEAFFLDKKTHNEKINFILLSKLGEAFIKNDVPKDVLLRTLEEFK, translated from the coding sequence ATGAAAATAGAAGTAAAACTAAAAGAAAATTCGTATCAAGTCTTTATAAATGAGCTTAAAGAGCTTGAATTTAAGGGCAAAGTAGCTATCATTAGCAATGCAAAAGTAGCCGGACTTCATATGCAAAGCTTACTTTCAAAGATAAAAGCTGATGAGCTTTTTATAATTACCATAAAAGATGGCGAAGAGTATAAAAGCCTTGCTACGGCTGAGGAAATTTTAAATCAACTTTTTACTTCCAAGCTAGATAGAAAAAGCACTTTAATAGCACTTGGAGGAGGAGTTATCAGCGATATAGTGGGCTTTGTAGCTAGCATTTATCAAAGAGGGATTGATTTTATAAACATACCCACCACGCTTTTAGCTTGCGTAGATGCTGCTGTGGGCGGAAAAACAGGTGTGAATAATTCTTTTGGCAAGAACTTAATAGGCACTTTCAAACAGCCAAAGGCAGTGTATTGCGAAAGCTCTTTTTTAAAGACCTTGCCTCAAAGAGAGCTTAGTGCTGGTATGGCTGAATTTATCAAAATGGCTTTAAGCTTTGATGAAAAGAGCTTAGAATTTATAGAAAAGCTAGATGAAAAAGATTTTTTTGAAAGCTTTGATGATGAAATATACAAGCAAATCATAGCAAAAAGCGTAGAGCTAAAGGCTGATGTAGTTAGCAAAGATGAAAAAGAAAATAACTTAAGAATGCTCTTAAACTACGGACACACCTTTGCTCACATAATAGAAAATCAAACAGCATACAAAGGCTTTTTGCACGGTGAGGCAGTGGCTATAGGTATGAATATGGCAAATCGCCTTGCCTTAAATTTAGGACTTTTAAAAGAAGATGAAGTAAAAAAAGTACAAAGACTTTTAAGCAAATTTAAGCTACCTACAAGCTATAAAATAGAGGATGTAAATGAGTTTTACGAAGCCTTTTTCCTAGATAAAAAAACGCATAATG
- the prfB gene encoding peptide chain release factor 2, which translates to MDNYEYSELLKTLQNKVDNIRSIINPDQGLKRLKEISELENSPDFWQDVKRAGILGKEKTKLENLLKQYENAKNSINDAKELFDLANLENDEETLKALFEDSKNLEESIVSLEIAMLLSDEKDSKNAIVSIHPGAGGTESNDWASMLYRMYLRFCEREGFKVETLDFQEGEEAGIKDVSFLVKGDNAYGYLKAENGIHRLVRTSPFDSAGRRHTSFCSVMVSAELDDDIEIDIEDKDIRIDYYRASGAGGQHINKTESAVRITHFPSGIVVQCQNDRSQHKNKATAMKMLKSRLYELELMKQEAQNNAGEKSDIAWGHQIRSYVLFPYQQVKDNRSNEAFSNVEAILDGDIKKLIEGVLIALKS; encoded by the coding sequence ATGGATAACTACGAATACAGCGAATTATTAAAAACCCTTCAAAATAAGGTGGATAACATAAGATCCATCATAAACCCAGATCAAGGCTTAAAAAGATTAAAAGAAATAAGCGAACTTGAAAATTCGCCTGATTTTTGGCAGGATGTAAAAAGAGCTGGAATTTTAGGCAAGGAAAAAACAAAGCTTGAAAACTTGTTAAAGCAGTATGAAAATGCTAAAAATTCCATAAATGACGCAAAAGAACTTTTTGATTTAGCGAATTTAGAAAATGATGAGGAGACTTTAAAAGCACTTTTTGAGGATAGTAAAAATTTAGAAGAAAGCATAGTAAGTCTTGAAATAGCTATGCTTTTAAGCGATGAAAAAGATAGTAAAAATGCTATAGTTAGCATACATCCAGGAGCAGGTGGCACTGAGAGCAATGACTGGGCTTCTATGCTTTATAGAATGTATCTTAGATTTTGCGAGAGGGAGGGTTTTAAGGTAGAAACTTTGGACTTTCAAGAGGGCGAGGAAGCAGGTATAAAGGATGTGAGTTTTTTGGTAAAGGGCGATAATGCTTATGGCTATTTAAAGGCTGAAAATGGCATACACCGCCTAGTTAGAACCTCTCCTTTTGATAGTGCAGGTAGAAGACATACAAGTTTTTGTAGTGTTATGGTAAGTGCTGAACTTGATGATGATATAGAAATAGATATAGAAGATAAGGATATAAGGATAGATTATTACAGAGCCAGTGGAGCAGGGGGCCAGCATATAAATAAAACAGAATCAGCTGTTAGAATTACGCATTTTCCAAGCGGTATAGTAGTGCAGTGTCAAAACGATCGCTCCCAGCATAAAAATAAAGCCACAGCTATGAAAATGCTTAAATCAAGGCTTTATGAACTAGAACTTATGAAACAAGAAGCGCAAAATAATGCTGGCGAAAAAAGCGATATAGCCTGGGGACATCAGATAAGATCTTATGTGCTTTTTCCTTACCAACAAGTCAAAGACAACCGCTCAAATGAAGCTTTTAGCAATGTAGAAGCCATCTTAGACGGAGACATAAAAAAACTGATAGAGGGTGTTTTGATAGCTCTGAAATCTTAA